A portion of the Equus quagga isolate Etosha38 chromosome 17, UCLA_HA_Equagga_1.0, whole genome shotgun sequence genome contains these proteins:
- the SLC43A1 gene encoding large neutral amino acids transporter small subunit 3 isoform X1 → MMQDPSQGLLGVPTLSALFLCRLVASMAPTLQQAYRRRWWMACTAVLENLFFSAVLLGWGSLLIMLKNEGFYSSMCSAKNTTNATQDEQHQWPSCDRQEEMLNLGFTIGSFLLSATTLPLGILMDRFGPRPMRLVGSASFAASCTLMALASRDTEVLSPLIFLALSLNGFGGICLTFSSLTLPNMFGNLRSTFMALMIGSYASSAITYPGIKLIYDAGVSFLVIMFTWSGLACLIFLNCALNWPRESFPAPEEVNYTKKIKLSGLALDHRVTGDRFYTHVTLVGQRLSQKAPSLEEAPDGFISSQDVRGISENPPENSVPFRKSLCSPVFLWSLLTMGVTQLRVIFYMAAMNKMLEYLVTGGQEHETDNLRQRAAETVGFYSSIFGAMQLLCLLTCPFIGYIMDWRIKDCVDSPTEGTALGDARDGVATKSVRPRYRKIQKLTNAINAFTVTNFLLVGFGITCLINSLHLQFVTFVLHTIVRGFYHSACGSLYAAVFPSNHFGTLTGLQSLISAVFALLQQPLFMIMVGPLKGEPFWVNLSLLLISLLGFLLPSYLFYYRARLQREYATHWENPLKMLSSPEVTA, encoded by the exons ATGATGCAGGACCCTTCCCAAGGGTTGCTGGGGGTTCCTACGCTGAGCGCTCTGTTCCTGTGCAGGCTCGTGGCCAGCATGGCCCCCACACTGCAGCAGGCGTACCGGAGGCGCTGGTGGATGGCCTGCACGGCGGTGCTGGAGAACCTCTTCTTCTCTGCCGTGCTCCTGGGCTGGGGCTCCCTGCTGATCATGCTCAAGAACGAGGGCTTCTATTCCAGCATGTGCTCAG CTAAGAACACCACCAATGCCACCCAGGATGAGCAGCACCAGTGGCCAAGCTGTGACCGccaggaagagatgctcaacCTGGGCTTCACCATCGGCTCCTTCTTGCTCAGCGCCACCACCCTGCCACTGGGGATCCTCATGGACCGCTTTGGCCCCCGGCCCATGCGGCTGGTTGGCAG TGCCAGCTTCGCTGCATCCTGCACTCTCATGGCTCTGGCCTCTCGGGACACCGAAG TTCTGTCTCCGTTGATATTCCTGGCGCTGTCCCTGAATGGCTTTGGTGGCATCTGCCTCACGTTCTCATCGCTCACG CTGCCCAACATGTTTGGGAACCTGCGCTCCACCTTCATGGCCCTCATGATTGGCTCCTATGCCTCCTCTGCCATCACGTACCCAGGAATCAAG CTGATCTACGACGCGGGGGTGTCCTTCTTGGTTATCATGTTCACCTGGTCGGGCCTGGCCTGCCTCATCTTTCTGAACTGTGCCCTCAACTGGCCCAGAGAATCCTTCCCCGCCCCTGAGGAAGTCAACTACAC GAAGAAGATCAAGCTCAGTGGGCTGGCCCTGGATCACAGGGTGACAGGTGACCGCTTCTACACCCATGTGACCCTTGTGGGCCAGCGGCTGAGCCAGAAGGCCCCCAGCCTGGAGGAGGCACCCGATGGATTCATCTCATCCCAGGACGTTCGTGGCATCTCAGAAAACCCTCCTGAGA ATTCTGTCCCCTTCCGCAAGAGTCTCTGCTCCCCCGTTTTCCTGTGGAGCCTCCTCACCATGGGCGTGACCCAGCTGCGGGTCATCTTCTACATGGCCGCCATGAACAAGATGCTGGAGTACCTCGTGACTGGTGGCCAGGAGCATG AGACGGACAACCTGAGACAAAGGGCGGCAGAGACAG TTGGGTTCTACTCCTCCATCTTTGGGGCCATGCAGCTGTTGTGCCTTCTTACCTGCCCCTTTATCGGCTACATCATGGACTGGCGGATCAAGGACTGCGTGGACAGCCCCACTGAGGGCACTGCCCTCGGAGATGCCAG GGATGGTGTTGCCACCAAGTCCGTCAGACCGCGCTACCGCAAGATCCAGAAGCTCACCAATGCCATCAACGCCTTCACCGTGACCAACTTTCTGCTTGTGGGTTTTGGCATCACCTGCCTCATCAACAGTTTACACCTCCAG tTTGTGACCTTTGTCTTGCACACCATCGTTCGAGGTTTCTACCACTCAGCCTGTGGAAGCCTCTATGCTGCAGT CTTCCCATCCAACCACTTCGGGACGCTCACGGGCCTGCAGTCCCTCATCAGTGCCGTGttcgctctgctgcagcagcccctcTTCATGATCATGGTGGGACCGCTGAAAGGAGAGCCCTTCTGG GTGAATCTGAGCCTCCTGCTAATCTCACTCCTGGGGTTCCTGCTACCTTCCTACCTCTTCTACTACCGTGCCCGGCTCCAGAGGGAGTACGCCACCCACTGGGAGAACCCGCTGAAGATGCTCAGCAGCCCCGAGGTGACTGCATAG
- the SLC43A1 gene encoding large neutral amino acids transporter small subunit 3 isoform X2 — translation MAPTLQQAYRRRWWMACTAVLENLFFSAVLLGWGSLLIMLKNEGFYSSMCSAKNTTNATQDEQHQWPSCDRQEEMLNLGFTIGSFLLSATTLPLGILMDRFGPRPMRLVGSASFAASCTLMALASRDTEVLSPLIFLALSLNGFGGICLTFSSLTLPNMFGNLRSTFMALMIGSYASSAITYPGIKLIYDAGVSFLVIMFTWSGLACLIFLNCALNWPRESFPAPEEVNYTKKIKLSGLALDHRVTGDRFYTHVTLVGQRLSQKAPSLEEAPDGFISSQDVRGISENPPENSVPFRKSLCSPVFLWSLLTMGVTQLRVIFYMAAMNKMLEYLVTGGQEHETDNLRQRAAETVGFYSSIFGAMQLLCLLTCPFIGYIMDWRIKDCVDSPTEGTALGDARDGVATKSVRPRYRKIQKLTNAINAFTVTNFLLVGFGITCLINSLHLQFVTFVLHTIVRGFYHSACGSLYAAVFPSNHFGTLTGLQSLISAVFALLQQPLFMIMVGPLKGEPFWVNLSLLLISLLGFLLPSYLFYYRARLQREYATHWENPLKMLSSPEVTA, via the exons ATGGCCCCCACACTGCAGCAGGCGTACCGGAGGCGCTGGTGGATGGCCTGCACGGCGGTGCTGGAGAACCTCTTCTTCTCTGCCGTGCTCCTGGGCTGGGGCTCCCTGCTGATCATGCTCAAGAACGAGGGCTTCTATTCCAGCATGTGCTCAG CTAAGAACACCACCAATGCCACCCAGGATGAGCAGCACCAGTGGCCAAGCTGTGACCGccaggaagagatgctcaacCTGGGCTTCACCATCGGCTCCTTCTTGCTCAGCGCCACCACCCTGCCACTGGGGATCCTCATGGACCGCTTTGGCCCCCGGCCCATGCGGCTGGTTGGCAG TGCCAGCTTCGCTGCATCCTGCACTCTCATGGCTCTGGCCTCTCGGGACACCGAAG TTCTGTCTCCGTTGATATTCCTGGCGCTGTCCCTGAATGGCTTTGGTGGCATCTGCCTCACGTTCTCATCGCTCACG CTGCCCAACATGTTTGGGAACCTGCGCTCCACCTTCATGGCCCTCATGATTGGCTCCTATGCCTCCTCTGCCATCACGTACCCAGGAATCAAG CTGATCTACGACGCGGGGGTGTCCTTCTTGGTTATCATGTTCACCTGGTCGGGCCTGGCCTGCCTCATCTTTCTGAACTGTGCCCTCAACTGGCCCAGAGAATCCTTCCCCGCCCCTGAGGAAGTCAACTACAC GAAGAAGATCAAGCTCAGTGGGCTGGCCCTGGATCACAGGGTGACAGGTGACCGCTTCTACACCCATGTGACCCTTGTGGGCCAGCGGCTGAGCCAGAAGGCCCCCAGCCTGGAGGAGGCACCCGATGGATTCATCTCATCCCAGGACGTTCGTGGCATCTCAGAAAACCCTCCTGAGA ATTCTGTCCCCTTCCGCAAGAGTCTCTGCTCCCCCGTTTTCCTGTGGAGCCTCCTCACCATGGGCGTGACCCAGCTGCGGGTCATCTTCTACATGGCCGCCATGAACAAGATGCTGGAGTACCTCGTGACTGGTGGCCAGGAGCATG AGACGGACAACCTGAGACAAAGGGCGGCAGAGACAG TTGGGTTCTACTCCTCCATCTTTGGGGCCATGCAGCTGTTGTGCCTTCTTACCTGCCCCTTTATCGGCTACATCATGGACTGGCGGATCAAGGACTGCGTGGACAGCCCCACTGAGGGCACTGCCCTCGGAGATGCCAG GGATGGTGTTGCCACCAAGTCCGTCAGACCGCGCTACCGCAAGATCCAGAAGCTCACCAATGCCATCAACGCCTTCACCGTGACCAACTTTCTGCTTGTGGGTTTTGGCATCACCTGCCTCATCAACAGTTTACACCTCCAG tTTGTGACCTTTGTCTTGCACACCATCGTTCGAGGTTTCTACCACTCAGCCTGTGGAAGCCTCTATGCTGCAGT CTTCCCATCCAACCACTTCGGGACGCTCACGGGCCTGCAGTCCCTCATCAGTGCCGTGttcgctctgctgcagcagcccctcTTCATGATCATGGTGGGACCGCTGAAAGGAGAGCCCTTCTGG GTGAATCTGAGCCTCCTGCTAATCTCACTCCTGGGGTTCCTGCTACCTTCCTACCTCTTCTACTACCGTGCCCGGCTCCAGAGGGAGTACGCCACCCACTGGGAGAACCCGCTGAAGATGCTCAGCAGCCCCGAGGTGACTGCATAG